The following are encoded in a window of Arthrobacter woluwensis genomic DNA:
- a CDS encoding DEAD/DEAH box helicase — translation MPQMSEPLTPAEKYAAAKARNSESNSALRAFRQTLAFELDDFQVDACRALEEGRGVLLAAPTGAGKTILGEFAVFCALRQGRKAFYTTPIKALSNQKYSELAEKYGADQVGLLTGDTNINAHAPIVVMTTEVLRNMLYADSDALAGLAYVVMDEVHYLADRFRGAVWEEVIIHLPREVQLVSLSATVSNAEEFGAWLAAVRGDTAIVVSEHRPVPLWQHVMAGRQVLDLFAEPKPTGAEDDAEAPAHLEVNPELLKMVRPSSGRRGPQSVRGRKRHDRAQGRSEIRTTVPRVSRPAAIQALESRGLLPAIYFIFSRAACDAAVQQCAAADLWLTTERERQIIAARVDQASRDIPGEDLDVLGFWAWRDGLLRGIASHHAGLLPAFKETVEDLFAEGLVRVVFATETLALGVNMPARAVVLEKLDKFNGESRVGITAGEYTQLTGRAGRRGIDVEGHAVVLWHEGIDPQAVAGLASKRTYPLNSSFRPGYNMSINLLAQFGRGRSREILESSFAQFQADRSVVDLARQVRSREESLEGYAEAMRCHLGDFEEYARLRQELSSLEGKAAKENKRAARNWMVSSLTRLMPGDVIHLDGERVQGYAVVLNADTNAHEPRPAVLTNDHQLRRIGLGDLQGPVDALFRVRIGKSFNAKTPKDRRALASTMRHELYKRGILDGKAGLNGPKNRRKAEGSRDTEARIVQLRKEMAAHPCHGCHDRENHARWGERWWRLRAETDTLLAQIQGRTNTIARTFDRLCGLLEEFGYLESRDGKEQITETGKRLRRIYGDRDLLIAQALREGAFDDLDASEMAAFVTVLLYQSKRDDGTVPPRMPSISLESAVEIVVREWERLSEAEKRHKLPLTAEPELQLIWPMYKWAKGRRLQEVLAGSDLAAGDFVRWVRQVIDLLDQIAGVPGLDPRVQRICREAITRVRRGVVSYSSLSE, via the coding sequence ATGCCTCAAATGAGTGAGCCCCTGACTCCCGCCGAGAAGTATGCCGCGGCCAAAGCCAGGAACAGCGAGAGCAACAGCGCACTCCGGGCATTCCGGCAGACCCTCGCCTTCGAGCTCGACGACTTCCAGGTCGACGCCTGCCGCGCGCTGGAAGAGGGCCGCGGAGTCCTCCTCGCGGCGCCGACGGGCGCCGGTAAGACCATCCTCGGTGAGTTCGCCGTCTTCTGCGCGCTGCGCCAGGGCCGGAAGGCCTTCTACACCACGCCCATCAAGGCGCTGAGCAATCAGAAGTACAGCGAGCTGGCCGAGAAGTACGGCGCCGACCAGGTGGGTCTGCTCACGGGCGACACCAACATCAATGCGCACGCGCCCATCGTGGTCATGACCACCGAGGTGCTGCGGAACATGCTGTACGCCGATTCGGACGCCCTGGCAGGTCTGGCCTATGTGGTGATGGACGAGGTGCATTACCTCGCCGACCGCTTCCGGGGCGCCGTCTGGGAGGAGGTCATCATCCACCTCCCGCGCGAGGTGCAGCTGGTCTCCCTGAGCGCCACCGTGTCCAACGCCGAGGAGTTCGGCGCCTGGCTCGCGGCGGTCCGGGGCGACACCGCCATCGTCGTCTCCGAGCACCGCCCCGTGCCCCTGTGGCAGCACGTGATGGCCGGACGCCAGGTGCTGGACCTGTTCGCCGAGCCGAAGCCGACCGGCGCCGAGGACGACGCCGAAGCCCCGGCTCATCTCGAGGTCAATCCTGAGCTGCTCAAGATGGTCCGCCCGTCGTCCGGCCGCCGCGGCCCGCAATCCGTGCGCGGCAGGAAGCGCCACGACCGTGCTCAGGGCCGGAGCGAGATCCGGACCACCGTGCCCCGGGTCTCGCGTCCCGCCGCCATCCAGGCGCTCGAATCTCGCGGACTGCTGCCGGCCATCTACTTCATCTTCTCCCGCGCCGCCTGCGACGCCGCCGTGCAGCAGTGCGCGGCCGCCGATCTCTGGCTGACCACCGAGCGGGAACGGCAGATCATCGCCGCCCGTGTCGACCAGGCCAGCCGGGACATCCCCGGTGAGGACCTGGACGTCCTGGGCTTCTGGGCATGGCGGGACGGCCTGCTGCGGGGCATCGCCTCGCACCACGCCGGCCTCCTGCCGGCCTTCAAGGAGACGGTCGAGGATCTCTTCGCCGAAGGCCTGGTCCGGGTCGTCTTCGCCACCGAGACGCTGGCCCTCGGCGTGAACATGCCGGCCCGCGCCGTCGTGCTGGAGAAGCTGGACAAGTTCAACGGCGAATCCCGAGTGGGCATCACCGCGGGGGAGTACACCCAGCTGACGGGTCGCGCCGGACGGCGGGGGATCGACGTCGAAGGCCACGCCGTGGTCCTGTGGCACGAAGGCATCGACCCGCAGGCGGTGGCCGGCCTGGCCTCCAAGCGCACCTACCCGCTCAACTCGAGCTTCCGTCCCGGCTACAACATGTCCATCAACCTGCTGGCCCAGTTCGGGCGTGGCCGGTCGCGGGAGATCCTCGAATCGTCCTTCGCCCAGTTCCAGGCCGACCGGTCCGTGGTGGATCTCGCCCGGCAGGTCCGCAGCCGTGAGGAGTCCCTCGAAGGGTACGCGGAGGCCATGCGCTGCCACCTGGGCGACTTCGAGGAGTACGCCCGGCTGCGCCAGGAGCTCTCCAGCCTCGAGGGCAAGGCCGCCAAGGAGAACAAGCGGGCCGCCCGGAACTGGATGGTGTCCTCCCTCACCCGGCTCATGCCCGGCGACGTCATCCACCTGGACGGGGAGCGGGTGCAGGGGTACGCCGTCGTGCTGAATGCGGACACCAACGCGCATGAGCCGCGTCCCGCGGTGCTGACCAACGACCACCAGTTGCGCCGCATCGGCCTGGGAGACCTGCAGGGTCCGGTGGACGCGCTGTTCCGGGTGCGCATCGGGAAGAGCTTCAACGCCAAGACGCCCAAGGACCGTCGCGCCCTGGCCTCGACCATGCGCCACGAGCTGTACAAGCGGGGCATCCTCGACGGCAAGGCCGGTCTCAACGGTCCGAAGAACCGCCGCAAGGCCGAAGGCAGCAGGGACACCGAGGCGCGGATCGTGCAGCTTCGCAAGGAGATGGCGGCACACCCGTGTCATGGCTGCCACGACCGGGAGAACCACGCCCGCTGGGGCGAACGCTGGTGGCGTCTGAGGGCGGAGACCGACACGCTGCTCGCGCAGATCCAGGGGCGGACGAACACGATCGCCCGCACCTTCGACCGCCTCTGCGGTCTCCTGGAGGAATTCGGCTACCTGGAATCGCGTGACGGCAAGGAACAGATCACCGAGACGGGAAAGCGGCTGCGCAGGATCTACGGGGACCGCGACCTTCTCATCGCCCAGGCGCTGCGGGAAGGCGCGTTCGACGATCTGGACGCTTCGGAGATGGCGGCGTTCGTCACCGTGCTCCTGTATCAGTCCAAGCGCGACGACGGCACCGTGCCTCCACGCATGCCGAGCATCTCCCTGGAGAGCGCGGTGGAGATCGTGGTCCGGGAATGGGAGCGGCTCTCCGAGGCGGAGAAGCGGCACAAGCTCCCGCTCACGGCCGAACCCGAGCTGCAACTCATCTGGCCCATGTACAAGTGGGCCAAGGGACGCCGACTCCAGGAGGTCCTGGCCGGCAGCGATCTGGCCGCCGGTGACTTCGTCCGCTGGGTCCGGCAGGTCATCGATCTGCTCGATCAGATCGCAGGCGTCCCCGGTCTGGACCCGCGGGTCCAGCGCATCTGCCGCGAAGCGATCACCCGGGTCCGCCGCGGCGTGGTGTCCTATTCATCCCTGAGCGAGTGA
- a CDS encoding amidohydrolase gives MNDGRSGTASGLRLYVNGSVYSAADPFATAMLVDGDTVAWIGSEQAAQSLRDDRMELIDLRGALVVPGFVDSHVHLTETGLALASLDLSAVRSARELLDAVSKAASALEAGATVFGHSWDESRWEDSTLPTLDELDRAAGGRPLYLTRIDVHSALVNRASLAVAGDLTGLRGTSGGAVLSLEAHAAVRQAVRRFSAAQREEYQKVALDAAARQGYVALAEMSGPTIAGMDDLRRAVAWNAVPGAGPRILPYWGEAVENVEQARALLEELDVPVLGLAGDLNIDGSLGSRTALLRADYADAPGNAGSQYLSAEAAAEHLIACTELGLQGGFHAIGDGALDVVVDALDRTSARLGESAVRRAGHRVEHAEMLDADHIAALVAHSVSVSAQPAFDAAWGGPDGMYAQRLGSRWAAMNPFADLYRAGVPLAFGSDAPVTPLRPWDSIRACLDHRSEGQGISARAAFIGHTRAGWRAARDSNPLNGQLVPGAPANFAVWEVESLMVQVADDRVASWSTDPRARTPLLPALDGAEPRCLQTVSEGVELYRSEAI, from the coding sequence ATGAACGACGGACGGTCCGGCACCGCATCAGGGCTCAGGCTGTATGTCAACGGCAGCGTGTATTCGGCGGCGGATCCGTTCGCCACGGCCATGCTGGTGGACGGCGACACGGTCGCCTGGATCGGCTCGGAGCAGGCGGCGCAGTCCCTCCGTGACGACCGCATGGAGCTGATCGACCTTCGCGGGGCGCTCGTGGTCCCCGGCTTCGTGGACTCGCACGTCCACCTGACGGAGACGGGCCTGGCTCTCGCCTCCCTGGACCTGAGCGCGGTCCGCTCGGCCCGTGAGCTCCTGGACGCGGTGTCCAAGGCCGCTTCCGCACTCGAAGCGGGCGCGACCGTGTTCGGGCACTCCTGGGACGAGTCCCGCTGGGAGGATTCCACGCTTCCCACACTCGATGAGCTCGACAGGGCCGCAGGCGGGCGTCCGCTGTACCTGACACGCATCGACGTCCATTCGGCGCTGGTCAACCGTGCTTCGCTGGCCGTGGCGGGAGACCTCACCGGACTCCGCGGGACCTCCGGCGGCGCCGTGCTGAGCCTGGAGGCTCATGCGGCTGTCCGGCAGGCCGTGCGCCGCTTCAGCGCCGCACAGCGCGAGGAGTACCAGAAGGTGGCCCTGGACGCAGCGGCGCGTCAGGGCTATGTGGCTCTCGCCGAGATGTCCGGACCCACCATCGCCGGAATGGACGACCTCCGGCGGGCCGTGGCCTGGAATGCCGTGCCGGGCGCCGGCCCGAGGATCCTTCCGTACTGGGGCGAGGCCGTGGAGAACGTGGAGCAGGCCAGGGCGCTGCTCGAGGAGCTCGACGTCCCCGTGCTGGGTCTGGCCGGCGACCTGAACATCGACGGCTCCCTGGGGTCCCGCACGGCCCTGCTCCGCGCCGATTACGCGGACGCCCCGGGCAACGCCGGTTCCCAGTACCTCTCCGCGGAAGCCGCCGCGGAACACCTCATCGCGTGCACGGAGCTGGGGCTCCAGGGCGGCTTCCACGCCATCGGCGACGGCGCGCTGGACGTCGTCGTCGACGCACTGGACCGCACCTCGGCCCGGCTGGGGGAGTCCGCCGTCCGACGCGCGGGTCACCGCGTGGAACACGCCGAGATGCTCGACGCCGACCACATCGCTGCGCTCGTCGCGCACTCCGTGAGCGTCAGCGCCCAGCCGGCCTTCGATGCCGCCTGGGGTGGACCCGACGGCATGTATGCCCAGCGCCTCGGCTCGCGCTGGGCTGCGATGAATCCGTTCGCCGATCTGTACCGGGCCGGTGTGCCCCTGGCCTTCGGCAGCGATGCACCGGTCACGCCGCTGCGCCCCTGGGACAGCATCCGCGCTTGCCTGGACCACCGGTCCGAGGGTCAGGGCATCTCCGCCCGCGCGGCATTCATCGGACACACGCGGGCCGGGTGGCGCGCTGCTCGGGACTCCAACCCGCTCAACGGCCAACTGGTCCCCGGGGCCCCGGCCAATTTCGCGGTGTGGGAGGTCGAAAGCCTCATGGTCCAGGTCGCCGACGACCGGGTGGCGTCCTGGAGCACCGACCCGCGCGCCCGCACCCCTCTGCTCCCGGCACTCGACGGCGCCGAGCCGCGGTGCCTCCAGACCGTGTCCGAGGGCGTGGAGCTGTACCGCTCCGAGGCGATCTGA
- a CDS encoding polyprenol monophosphomannose synthase codes for MRVLTIIPTFNELESLPKTLARVRAAVPASDVLVVDDNSPDGTGRLADQIAAEDSQVKVLHRKGKEGLGAAYIAGFKWGLGEGYDVLVELDADGSHQPEQLPELLKAIENGADLAIGSRWVPGGEVVNWPAHRQLISRCGSFYARTMLGLPIRDLTGGYNAFRASTLQTIDLDLVESKGYGFQVDLKWRTAKAGLAIKEVPITFVEREFGTSKMSGNIVVEAMINVTKWGLNARWNALTGGRKR; via the coding sequence TTGCGCGTCCTGACCATCATTCCCACGTTCAATGAACTCGAGTCCCTCCCGAAGACGCTCGCTCGGGTGCGCGCCGCGGTTCCGGCCTCCGATGTCCTGGTGGTCGATGACAACAGCCCCGATGGGACGGGACGCCTGGCGGATCAGATCGCAGCCGAGGACTCCCAGGTCAAGGTGCTGCACCGCAAGGGCAAGGAAGGGCTCGGCGCAGCGTACATCGCCGGCTTCAAGTGGGGCCTCGGCGAAGGTTATGACGTCCTGGTGGAGCTCGACGCCGACGGATCGCACCAGCCGGAGCAGCTCCCGGAGCTTCTGAAGGCCATTGAGAACGGCGCCGATCTGGCGATCGGCTCGCGCTGGGTGCCCGGGGGAGAGGTCGTCAACTGGCCGGCCCACCGGCAGCTGATCTCGCGGTGCGGGTCCTTCTACGCACGGACCATGCTCGGGCTCCCGATCCGTGACCTCACCGGCGGCTACAACGCCTTCCGCGCCTCCACCCTGCAGACGATCGATCTGGATCTGGTGGAGTCGAAGGGTTACGGCTTCCAGGTGGATCTCAAGTGGCGCACCGCCAAGGCCGGCCTCGCGATCAAGGAGGTTCCGATCACCTTCGTCGAGCGTGAGTTCGGCACCTCGAAGATGAGCGGCAACATCGTGGTGGAAGCCATGATCAACGTGACCAAGTGGGGGCTGAACGCTCGCTGGAACGCTCTGACCGGCGGTCGCAAGCGCTGA
- a CDS encoding RNA polymerase-binding protein RbpA: MSDRSLRGMRLGAQSMESESGVEPAPRQRVEYRCADGEQVFVTFAAEAEIPPVWTSKTGKEAILVDGEKPVDANEKAARTHWDMLLERRSIPELEQILEDRLKILRERRGARAS; the protein is encoded by the coding sequence ATGAGCGATCGCAGCCTGCGAGGCATGCGCCTTGGCGCACAGAGCATGGAGAGCGAATCCGGTGTGGAGCCGGCGCCGCGCCAGCGCGTGGAGTACCGCTGCGCCGATGGTGAACAGGTTTTCGTGACCTTTGCCGCCGAAGCGGAGATCCCCCCGGTCTGGACGTCCAAGACCGGCAAGGAAGCCATCCTGGTCGACGGCGAGAAGCCGGTCGACGCCAATGAAAAGGCCGCCCGTACCCACTGGGACATGCTGCTGGAACGCCGTTCCATCCCCGAGCTGGAGCAGATCCTTGAGGACCGCCTCAAGATCCTCCGCGAACGCCGGGGAGCACGCGCCAGCTGA
- a CDS encoding SPFH domain-containing protein has translation MFNPLPVVLSFLLIALVIFVLIVLIRSVRIVPQARAGVVERLGKYQRTLNPGLTILIPFVDRLLPLLDLREQVVSFPPQPVITEDNLVVSIDTVVYFQVTDARAATYEIANYIQAVEQLTTTTLRNVVGGLNLEQALTSRDQINGQLRGVLDEATGRWGIRVSRVELKAIDPPLSIQDSMEKQMRAERDRRAAILTAEGTKQSQILTAEGERQAAILKAEGDAKAAILRADGEAQAIQKVFDAIHAGRPDQKLLAYQYLQTLPKLAEGTSNKLWIIPSEVGEALKGIGGVLGNVAPDAGDSTGGVPRH, from the coding sequence ATGTTCAATCCCTTACCTGTCGTACTCTCCTTCCTCCTGATCGCCCTGGTGATCTTCGTCCTGATCGTGCTGATCCGTTCCGTGCGGATCGTGCCGCAGGCCCGCGCCGGGGTGGTGGAACGGCTCGGAAAGTACCAGCGCACGCTGAACCCGGGCCTGACCATCCTCATCCCTTTCGTGGACCGCCTGCTGCCGCTGCTGGACCTTCGTGAACAGGTGGTGTCCTTCCCTCCGCAGCCCGTCATCACCGAGGACAACCTGGTGGTCTCCATCGACACCGTGGTGTACTTCCAGGTCACGGATGCCCGCGCGGCCACCTATGAGATCGCCAACTACATCCAGGCCGTCGAGCAGCTCACCACCACCACGCTCCGTAACGTGGTGGGCGGCCTCAACCTGGAGCAGGCTCTGACCAGCCGCGACCAGATCAACGGCCAGCTACGCGGCGTCCTCGACGAGGCCACCGGCCGTTGGGGCATCCGCGTCTCCCGCGTCGAGCTCAAGGCCATCGATCCGCCCCTCTCCATCCAGGACTCGATGGAGAAGCAGATGCGCGCCGAGCGTGACCGCCGTGCCGCGATCCTCACGGCGGAAGGCACCAAGCAGTCCCAGATCCTGACAGCCGAGGGTGAGCGGCAGGCCGCCATCCTCAAGGCCGAGGGCGACGCGAAGGCGGCGATCCTGAGGGCCGACGGTGAAGCCCAGGCCATCCAGAAGGTCTTCGACGCGATCCACGCCGGACGTCCGGATCAGAAGCTGCTGGCCTACCAGTACCTGCAGACGCTTCCCAAGCTCGCCGAAGGCACGTCCAACAAGCTGTGGATCATCCCGAGCGAGGTGGGCGAGGCCCTCAAGGGCATCGGCGGCGTGCTCGGCAATGTGGCGCCCGACGCCGGCGACTCCACCGGTGGCGTGCCGCGCCACTGA
- a CDS encoding NfeD family protein, translated as MDWLIDNLWALWLVTLLVFGVIELLSLDLIFLMMAGSSLVTLFVALAGAPFWLQVVVFCLVSLLMIFFVRPIALKHLRKGPKDSLSNVDRLIGDSALVVETVSAQGGLVKIGGDVWSARTDGLSFLTGTTVQVLRIDGAHAVVGLPEQPTAAS; from the coding sequence ATGGACTGGCTCATCGACAATCTCTGGGCCCTCTGGCTCGTCACGTTGCTGGTCTTCGGGGTGATCGAGCTCCTCAGCCTCGACCTGATCTTCCTCATGATGGCCGGCTCTTCGCTGGTGACCCTCTTCGTCGCCCTTGCAGGAGCGCCCTTCTGGCTCCAGGTGGTCGTGTTCTGCCTGGTCTCGCTCCTGATGATCTTCTTCGTCCGGCCCATCGCCCTGAAACATCTGCGCAAGGGTCCCAAGGACTCCCTCAGCAATGTCGACCGGCTGATCGGCGACTCCGCCCTCGTCGTGGAGACCGTGAGCGCGCAGGGCGGGCTCGTCAAGATCGGGGGCGACGTGTGGAGCGCCCGGACGGACGGCCTCAGCTTCCTCACCGGCACCACCGTCCAGGTGCTGCGCATCGACGGCGCCCACGCTGTCGTCGGACTTCCCGAGCAGCCCACCGCTGCTTCCTGA